A stretch of Onychomys torridus unplaced genomic scaffold, mOncTor1.1, whole genome shotgun sequence DNA encodes these proteins:
- the LOC118576215 gene encoding taste receptor type 2 member 120-like, whose amino-acid sequence MNLLEWIVTIILMTEFLLGNCANIFIILVNAIDCVKKRKISSADRIITALAISRIGLLWTILMNWHSAVCTANTCHLQIRVWGHVTWAVNNYFSNWFGTTLSMFYLFKIANFYNPLFLHLKRKIENVLLVTFLGTFLLFVLYLGVMNINKIASVSNYEGNVTLKNNLKDIIGLANIHLFGLINIIPFCISLTCVLLLVYSLGKHLRNMKFYGKGCQDPSTMVHKKALQTLVSFLLLYATYSLCVIISSWSSLHAPVFLFCMAIGAVYPTGHSIILIWGNQKLKQALLLYLKQVRC is encoded by the coding sequence ATGAATTTACTAGAATGGATTGTCACCATCATATTAATGACAGAATTTCTGTTGGGAAACTGTGCCAATATCTTCATAATTCTAGTGAACGCCATTGACTGtgtcaagaaaagaaagatctcTTCTGCTGATAGAATTATAACTGCTCTTGCCATCTCCAGAATTGGTTTGCTCTGGACAATATTAATGAATTGGCATTCAGCTGTGTGTACTGCAAATACATGCCATTTACAAATAAGAGTTTGGGGCCACGTTACCTGGGCAGTAAACAACTATTTTAGCAATTGGTTTGGGACCACACTCAGCATGTTTTATTTGTTCAAGATAGCTAATTTTTACAACCCTCTGTTTCTtcacctgaaaagaaaaattgagaatgttcttcttgtgacatttttggggactttccttctttttgttttgtatcttgGGGTGATGAACATCAACAAGATTGCTTCAGTGAGTAATTATGAAGGAAATGTGACTTTGAAGAACAATCTGAAAGATATCATAGGCCTTGCAAATATACATCTATTTGGCCTGATAAATATCATACCATTTTGTATATCACTGACATGTGTTCTGCTCTTAGTCTATTCCCTAGGGAAACATCTCAGGAATATGAAATTCTATGGCAAAGGATGTCAAGATCCCAGCACCATGGTCCACAAAAAGGCCTTACAAACTCTGGTGTCCTTTCTTTTGTTATATGCCACATACTCTCTGTGTGTAATTATATCAAGTTGGAGTTCACTTCATGCACCAGTCTTCTTATTTTGCATGGCAATTGGTGCTGTCTACCCAACAGGTCATTCTATTATTTTGATCTGGGGAAACCAGAAGCTAAAACAGGCCCTTCTGTTGTATCTGAAGCAAGTGAGATGCTGA